The sequence tcagaTCGGTGTTTCTCCACCATTTTGGGAGTACTTTCAGTTGTAATCACAACTGTGATTTCCTTTAAAATCTTTATTGGCCCATCAGTGATGACATGCCACATATCGTCATCTTGGGCTGCTAGATGTGTGCCTGCATAcgaattttccaatcatcataatcttctttggaaaatattgatattttgttGAAAGGTCATGTGTAAATTTTAGATATCGATGTTTGAGGAAACCACGCTttaataccacttgttaggatcgagaAAGAGTTTAGAGAGGGAGGTGAATAAACTCATTGAAAATATTTGCTTTAAAATGTGTTTTCAATTGTTTTTGGACGGTTGAAAATTTTTCTCCAACGGTTAGAAATATGAACCACTAGACAAGTACGGAAATCGGTTCAATATTTCTAAAGATGATTTAAGCGGTTGGCAATCTAATCAACAAGATATAGTTAAAATTGTAAGAACTTGTGGAAAGTAAAGACAcgagatttttatggatgttcggagataaaactcatacgtcaccctttcttccTCTTTAGGAAGGATTCcgctaaaagactttggctttacaaaacTCTTTACAATAGCCCACTCCAATCAGGACTTATCACATTGCCtgttttggaactcttagtgatcactttacacttctggatTTTAAGAACCCTCGGTTCACCAAACACAACTATTAACTAAATAACCAAAAGGTTAGCGATAAAATTAAACAATCTTGTTTTGGTAGCACGAAAAAGATCCTTGAAAGATCAGATATCTTTCTGTTGAGTGTGTGCTTGAATGAGCGATTGAAGTATATAATCTTTGATTGTGCTCAAATTCTTTAAGTAAGCAAGCTTGGAATTATATCTGTAGAAAGCTTGAAGATTGTATGTCTCGCACGCATGTTTGCATATATCTTGCTCTGCTTATATAATCTGTCATTCCAACGGTCGGAAAAAGATAAGCAATGTTAACATGTAATCTTGGAGTGATGTATCACTATAAGCTATAAATGCATTAAATGTTCTTCAGCCAGGCATTTAATGTTCTATTTGCTGGCACAATTTTTAATCCCGTTTCATGAAGAGTTACTTCTGAGTATCCTTTTATGACTACTTTTTTTACCATCAGAACTTGTAGGACATAAGTAATCTTTCTCTTCTGGGATAGTGACTTAAACTGTGGGTAATAGTAAGATTATCAATTGTAATAATGTCATAAATGATGTATTAACAGTTCATTCACCCCCTCTAAAATGTTATCTTCGATCCTAAcagttatttatttttccaaaaataaaataactctATCACGTTATCTTGAAGGGTGTGATAGagtcacatatttttttttttaaaaaaaatgtatcacGTCATCCCAAACAGCGTGATACATTACATGTTCAAATTATTCACACAtgtcttaatttaattattaatattttcgttCACGATAAACAATCAAAAAGCCCCACACAATTGGGTATAAAATGagttaaaaacaatttaaaggTGAGAGTAGTTTCTAAGGTATAGAGTTTGTGTATTTTTCTTGATGATCGTGCTCTTTTCATTGCTCTTGTCGGTCCTAGTGGAAATTTGGAATAATCGGACTTTAAATTATGAAAGCAtgtatgtttatattttttaaaaaataaattttagttaattcgattttaaaaaattcggtTCGATTAATTGGTTAGTTCGGTGTTAACCGAAGATGCACTCTTAAATCTAATTGGCTATTCACGGACTTTTAACAACCTTTGCTGCCTCTATTTTTATTGGTTGGTTCGTGAATTGAATGGCACCCTTAGTTCTATTTGGCTATTAAGGAACTTTTGTCgtcactattttttttatgtaaatataaagacaaaaaattgtgtgagacggtctcacgggtcgtattttgtgagacatatatcttatttgggtcatccatgaaaaagttttactttttattttaagagtattacttgttatcgtgaatatcggtagagttgacccttctcacagataaagattcgtgagatcgtcttacaagagacgTACTCGAATATAAAAGTATTTAAAGTCAagcatacatttatttttcatcaaaaCTCTTTTAACCATTTTAATAAATGGGTTTGAGGATTGAGTCATGAAACAAACCCATTTTTCTCATATGTCAATATCATGTAATCAATTATTACAAATTATCAATTGTATAACTACCATAATTCATGACCCCAAATTCATTTAGTGAGAATTACATAATTGTACGAAATTTGGAAATTTTCGATTACATCAATTGAAACAAGTCAAATAATTTGAGATACATGATCTCAACTTCATTCATCTGTCCATTCAAACACAACCTATTTTTCCGATCATTCCATggttatttcaatttttttaaagagttttttttttttaaataaaattctcatCTATATAATAAGAAGTTGAATTGAaccaattatttattattttcaaatataatgattttcccacatttattttaaaaactctGTCCAAACCGACAAAAGGAGAGAATTGGCTgttatttttggatcaaaactagggatgtcaatgggtaaggtatgggtcggatttcatacatccatctCCATACCCATTATTAAATTCATCCTcatacccatacccatcgggtattgaatttcatccccatccccatacccatcggattatcggatactcataccctacccaaatacccaattatcatatacaattgaattttttcaaaatttaaattgtttcaatgaatatttaaattaacaataagaaaaattaNtcgggtgtgggtcggattatatcaaacccgcctccatacccgaaccTAAAAATCAtcatacccgattacccaattatttaatcgggtctaaaaatctCCTCATACCCTGTTCTATTCGGGTCGGTTATCGGATCCTCCAACAGGATCGGAGgaaattgtcatccctaatAAAAACCTCATATTTAGAATACACCTATGAAAACTGAGTGGTGAATAAGTGAATTTACGGTAAAGTTTGAGGCCTAAACGGTAGTTAATGCCCAGCTGCCTCGACGTGTGACAGATCTCATGCATTCACCACAATTCCAGCTGCTTCTTCACTGAATTCCTCTCTTCTTTGCTATTACCGTCACAAACCAACTTCTAATCGTCCTCCCAGTGtaaaaaagttcaaattttcacttttgtatgatatttttcaggCTTTATTTGTACATAGCATCGGAGTATTTCataatacataaataataaatgaggCGCCGAGGCCCAGATTTTAGGAGACCCGTGAGGCGGAGATTTTCGAACGTAATTTGGATAACTCTTTGTGGGTTAGTGATTTTTCTGTTTATCGTGGTACTGAGCAGAAAGAATCGGAAACCCAATCCAAGATCGGTTTATACTAAGGTACATTTCGATCTGTATATATTTCTTGTGATGTCATCTTAAATTTGAGTTATTTGAGGTTCGTAATATTCTCTCTTTGttaataattgatgaaaattCTTGAGATGATGCCACGGAGAAGTACAGAACGATGTCTTGGATTTTTAGTGGAAACTTGAAGGTGAACtgtcattatttttcattaagaTCGTAAACCTCTTGTATTCATGATTAAACAATCTTCTTGGAGTTCCTTGTGTTAATTGTTCTTTCTTTGTTTGGTAAGTGGTACCTGCCGTTTGAAGAAAATTTACttgtaaatgatttttttttcgttCTTGTAACCCTATGAAGTGCCAAAGCCGCANttttttttttttttttttttttttttttgcatttgcatttgatTTCTTTATGAACCTTATGGTTTTCTAGCTGTGGACTGGTGGTGATTGTGGACCCATTTTCGAGGCACAACTTTCTCCgcccaatatttttcatgcaagcaTTGGTGTGTTGAGGATGCATggataaaattatttcaatgaCATGAAAATTGAAAGTGGAATCCATATTAATGCTTATAGTAGGCAAAGAATTGAAGAAATCTTCCCTCTGTCTGTGAGTTCTCCCTTGCTTGTTGATATAAGTGATGTTCAAGTCTTTGTAGAACTATGCAAGTTGAATTGAATAAAAACACTAATTTAACTACGGTTACTGGCGATTGAGGGAGCAATACCTTTCCTAGTCCTCATATAAACTGATTCTAGGACTTATATATTTACTTTTGAGTGTGATTCATCAATTCTTCCATTTTAAAGTCAAATGATGATGCAGTAGAAACTATTCAACCGTTGGAAAATGAACTCTTTCTGTTAACTTTACTGAAATTGGAGCAGTTATAAATCTACTCTCCACAAGATATGTGAAGCATGCGTTATTAGATATTGTTTACGAGATACATTAAATGAAAAGCTGTTGGCGACATTGGGAAGCTTGAATAGGaatcaaatttatcaaaacAAAGTGTTTGCGGAGCGCCCTGAGTAACTAGTGAGATTGAACATGTATATATGTGGTGGGGGTGTAATGGAGGGCTTAAGCTGCGTAACCACCTTTTCACTCAGAttagattttgaatttgaaGATATATGTAAGTATCCCATGCTGTCACCATACTTGCATTGTTAAGATTATGACTTGCGCCTAATCCATTCCAAAAGTTAGATCATTTGGGTGAATTGTCAAAGTTCATATTCTAAACTCTCAAAAACTTAATCTAGCCGATCAGTTACATCTAACACACCCCTCTCATAGAATGAACAAATGGAGCATGAAGTTTGCAACATCCTTCTCACGGAATGAACAACTGGAGTATGAAGTTTACAATACATTAGCTTGTGATTCTTAAAGGCGGTCCAGCACATAGCGGTGACATGTGTTCTGACCATGTTAAGATTAGGACTTGGGTCGAACTCTGCCCAAAAGCTAGTTCAAGAagagaggattgtccaagtctatatataCAACTTTCAAGAACTTAATTCAGCTCATGTATGACATCTAACATGCATGTTTCTCTCTACATCATCCTCATCTCCTTTTAGATAATTTTGGTCAATGTATAGAATCCTTGAGATGCCTTCAAGACCCGAAGGTAGATTCGACTCTTGTTTAGTTCTGATGGCTTGATTGCAGCATTTATTGGCTCACATTATTTGTCCCATAAAAACTTGTTAACGCATGAGCTACATTATTCCTATTTCCTAGTGTGAAATTGCGACAAGTCATCACAATATACATGATTATAGTTAGTTTTGAGATCATAAAGATTGAGTCATTAAGCATTGAACTTTTAGTTATCAAGTGTAAATTTGGTATATCTGCATTGAGTTTTACACTGTATGTGTTGGTGTGATATATATGGTCATTACTAATTGTATTGATCGAAAATGAAAGGACTTCTTATAAGTGAACAGATCTAGTGGTGCTTCTCTAAGTACTTGTAAGTTGGTCATAGCATGAGGTATAAAGGAGTCTGCAATGTGCAGTATTTTCATTGTATTTTGTGATTTCTCTTTTACACCTTTAGCTAATAAGTGGTGAGAAACTAGGACTATTTATTCATGGcttgttttaatatttattatcttGGATGATGACTACCATTTTAAATTCTGATAAACTGAGTAAGAATTTTTGAAGGGGATGAAAGGGTGAAAATTAAGATTCAAGATCTCTTATTGGTCAGAGGCATATATTTTATAGCTAGTTTTATGTAGCCTATTCAAGGAAATGTTGTTCTACTAATTCACTCAAAATTACCAGTGAATGCAAAGTTGGTACacctttaattatttttaagtttttatacCCTTTTGTTTTAATTGAGCTTAATTATCTTTTGAAAGTCTGTTTGTGGTTCCACCTTTAgtttttaattgataatttactttttataaCCTTTAGTTTTTTATGTATTGCACAAGATGGTATCGGACAGGATGTGTAACAGCAAATTCATGTTTAGGTGCTGAAAGTTGGTTAACAACTTTCAACATGGGTTGGTATGACGACTGCTCGCAGTCTtatcattttaaggaatttttatgtttacaaAGCTATTCAGCAGTTATTAAATCCGAAGCACTGAATTTAACAATCACTCAGTTATCCCAAAAATGATGTTCTTCGGAAAGGTTATGGAAGCTAGTAGCCTAGTATTGAACTGCCTCtggttttttaaatttaattcttGGTTTCCTCAACAAGATAGGCCACTGGGCATTGACTTATGTGTCTTGCTCATCATATTATTTCTTGTTTGGTTCCCTCTTAAAATTGTTGTTTTGTTCGCTATGCTATTCTAATCTAGAGTTCAAGTTTCCAAATTTACTTCTGTGCTATTCTATCATGCAGAGATCATTTAGACATGATAAGATCATAGAAGGGCTTAATATCACTGACGAAATGTTGAGTCCGGACTCGGTAACAAGGCAACTGAATGACCAAATTTCTCTAGCAAAGGCATTTATTGTCATTGCAAAACACAGCAACAACCTTCAATTTGCATGGGAGCTTAGTGCTCAAATCCGCAACTCAGAGATCCTCCTCTCGAATTCTGCTTTACGAAGAACTCCTTTGACGACGAGTGAATCAGAGGCAGCAATTCGTGACATGGCACTTTTACTTTTTCAGGCTCAGCAACTCCACTATGACAGTTCTACCATGATCATGAGATTGAAGGCTCAGATCCAGGGTCTTGAAGAAGATACGAATTCTGCAAAAGATAAGAGTTCCAAGTATGGGCAAATTGCTGCAGAAGAAGTTCCGAAGAGCCTGTATTGCCTCGGTGTGCGATTAACAAGCGAGTGGTTCAAGAACGGTAATTTACAGAGGAAACTCAAGGAAAAGAGTCAAATAGCTATGAAACTCAAAGATAACAGTCTTTACCATTTCTGTGTCTTTTCTGACAACATCCTCGCAACGTCGGTTGTGGTGAATTCAACTGCCTCAAATTCCCAAAACACTGATAAGGTTGTCTTCCACCTCATTACTGACGAGGTGAATTATGCAGCAATGAAGGCCTGGTTCACGATGAACAGTTTCCTAGGAGTGACTATTGATGTTCAAAAGATAGAAGACTTCACCTGGCTAAACACTTCTTATGTTCCTGTTCTTAAGCAGCTTCAAGATTCTGAAACAAAGAGCTACTACTTCTCTGGCACGGGTAACGATAACAGGACTCCAATCAAATTCCGGAACCCGAAATATCTGTCCATGCTCAACCACCTCAGGTTCTACATCCCCGAAGTTTTTCCCGAGTTGAAGAAACTGGTGTTTCTTGATGATGACGTGATTGTCCAGAAAGATCTTTCGCCTTTATTTTCTATAGATCTAAGTGGGAATGTGAATGGAGCAGTCGAGACATGCATGGAAACATTTCATCGGTACCATAAGTACTTAAACTACTCCCACCCTCTAATTCGTGAGCATTTTGACCAAGATGCATGTGGATGGGCCTTCGGGATGAATATTTTCGACTTGGTGCAGTGGCGTAGAAGAAACGTCACTGGCATCTACCACTACTGGCAAGAAAAGAATGTGGACAGAACCTTATGGAAACTCGGGACCTTGCCTCCTGGACTGTTAACCTTTTACGGATTGACAGAACCGTTGAATCCATCATGGCATGTGTTAGGATTGGGATATACGAGTGTCGACCCGCAGTTGATAGAGAAGGGGGCTGTGCTGCATTTCAATGGCAACTCCAAACCTTGGTTGAAGATTGGAATGGAGAAATATAAACCTCTTTGGGATAAATATGTGGATTATAGTCATCCTTTATTACTACAGTGCAATGCCCATTAGTTTCAAATTCATGGTTTACATAACATTTGGAGACCAATTCTCTGTACACTGGATGAAATGTGTAGAAGTAATTTATGATATGAGCAGGGCACGTTCTTTTTGTTTGTTCCTTGTTCTAATTTGTTGTTGTAATATAGTGTTAtagatttaattatatttgtttGATAAATGAATTTTCTAACTTTCTTGATAAAAAGCATTGGCATGTATAAAATGTATGTAGCAATAAAACCATTGTATCGATGTTCCCTGagtaatttttaatatatacttttttttGTGTATTACTAAAACAAAAAAAGCATGAAGTAATACAGTTAATATGATTTGCTATCTAACACTCCTAATTTCTTGTCAAACCGTTTCATAGCCAAATTTCTCTCCACAAAAGCAGTTATACGTGAAGTTTTTCGTACTCACATGCCCAGAATTCTACACAATGCGAAAGGTGGAAATCGAAACCGTGGGTGAGAATCTCTTAATCTTCGATTTCCATGACAAAAGCGACCGTAACCGAACATTGACAACGTGGCCTTTGATGAAACACCTATGTGGATTCGGTGTCACAACCTACCGATTGCATTCATGATCGGCAGAGTGATAGATATTGACAACGGAGAGAACGACACTTGCTGGTGTAGTTTTGCAAGAATTAAATTTTGGGTGGACATAATGAAACCGTTGAAACAATTCGTCATGCTTTCGCTAGAAAAGGAGGAAGACGATGTTTTCATCCTTTTGACCTACGAATGACTGGCAAATTACTGTCATGCATGTGGACGCATTGGCCACACACACCGTGAATGCACAGAAGAAACGGTGGACAAGGAAAATCTAAGTAATGAAGCTTGTCTTAGAACGGCTCCTACGACGGGCAAGAAGAAAGACTCAACCTTTTGCTAATCCGAAATCTGCCAAGCACCCACCATGAAAGGATGACTCCGCTATAGGAGAGCATACACTACATAAAGTTACTGAGAAAGCTTATGACGTTGTGTTCCATAGGATTAATGACCAGGCCGGCTTTTGAAAACACCAAGTTAATAGTCCATGAAGGTGTGGAAGACAACCCATGCCCTCAGTCCACATATCCGGGGCCATGTTTAATCCAAAGTCACAAGGGGACTTTTAGTTTTATAACCTCCGTTAGAAAGCTAATTTGGTtaatgatcttaaatattttttatttaggtAAATGACCTTCTTTCTATATTTTCAATTGATTAATTCCCTTATAATCCATTAATCAAGGAAAATGACCTTCCTTCTATTTTTTATCCATTTTTACGTGGGAAAATTTTTAGGTGGGAAAATTTTTACTTTGCATAATAACCAACCAAGGCTGATAAAATTGCTCTTATTCTACCGGCATTGGATATCAAGAAGCGGATTTCTCCCAATTTTATGTTTGAACGTAAGTTTATTTAGTTTAATCATCTGGTTTCCCACACTATTTTCGGGTTTTAACagagaaatttttttgaaatctgTATTTTATCTAAACCTCGTATCAATCGCCATGAACATAATTTATGTCGCTGAAAACTTAACATCTTTCGTCTCGTACGTATTATCGATCGTCGTTCTTGtcatatttcttttaaaaactttttcccagatatatagtttttatttttgttgattgATTCCAGCAATATGTTTctgattgttttattttgttttaaacaGGTAATGGCATTAACTAATATTCTACTTAAATATAATGGTGAGTGGAGAATAGATGAACAAGGCATTTGTACGTGGTGTCAAGGCTCTAATTCTAAATGGGAAGCGATCACTTTGGATAAGGATAATTGTTCATGTGAAGAAGTTGTGAATTTGATAAGTAAAGTTTCGGAATTGAATACAGATGAATCGAAAATGAGATTAAGTTATATGCCATGTGTACGGGATTGCAATCCTCTTCCTATTTATATTAACAATGCAATAGGGGTGAAGACATGTTTATGTTTTGGGGATTCACAGAATAGGCCTGTGCTTCATGTGAAATTATCGAAGAATAGTGATATTGAAATCGATATAATTGTAGATGCTGAAAGGATCGAGAACATCAAAGATAAATTTGTTGATGTGAATGAAGAAATATTATCATGTGATATGGTAGTTGATCATAATGAGAAAGAGAAAAAGCTGCATGATGGATATTTTGATCAGGTTTTTATCCTAGACGATGCCTATAAAATGCAAGAGTCAAATGATGAAGTCAATGATGACACTGTTGCAAGAGCTACTGATGAAGTCACTCCCACATATACTCTAAGTCATTATGTTGAACATGAGCCTATTGAGGATGAACAACATATGTTACTTGCTGATGACAATGGATACTGTTTCAAAGATGGATCAACTTTAACAATTGGCCAAGAGTTTGATACCAAGGAAGAGGTAAAAAATGTGTTGTCCAAACTAGCAATTAGTCCCTCTTTTGAATTTGATGTTGTGAAATCAACTAAATCACTTTACTCGATCAAATGTGTAAGTGATAAGTGCAGTTGGAGAGTACGTGTTTCCAAAACAAAGAAGTCTACCCGATTCTCCATTCGAAAGTATTGTAATACACACACTTGTGATCTAG comes from Primulina huaijiensis isolate GDHJ02 chromosome 5, ASM1229523v2, whole genome shotgun sequence and encodes:
- the LOC140976737 gene encoding probable galacturonosyltransferase 10 isoform X1 — translated: MRRRGPDFRRPVRRRFSNVIWITLCGLVIFLFIVVLSRKNRKPNPRSVYTKRSFRHDKIIEGLNITDEMLSPDSVTRQLNDQISLAKAFIVIAKHSNNLQFAWELSAQIRNSEILLSNSALRRTPLTTSESEAAIRDMALLLFQAQQLHYDSSTMIMRLKAQIQGLEEDTNSAKDKSSKYGQIAAEEVPKSLYCLGVRLTSEWFKNGNLQRKLKEKSQIAMKLKDNSLYHFCVFSDNILATSVVVNSTASNSQNTDKVVFHLITDEVNYAAMKAWFTMNSFLGVTIDVQKIEDFTWLNTSYVPVLKQLQDSETKSYYFSGTGNDNRTPIKFRNPKYLSMLNHLRFYIPEVFPELKKLVFLDDDVIVQKDLSPLFSIDLSGNVNGAVETCMETFHRYHKYLNYSHPLIREHFDQDACGWAFGMNIFDLVQWRRRNVTGIYHYWQEKNVDRTLWKLGTLPPGLLTFYGLTEPLNPSWHVLGLGYTSVDPQLIEKGAVLHFNGNSKPWLKIGMEKYKPLWDKYVDYSHPLLLQCNAH
- the LOC140976737 gene encoding probable galacturonosyltransferase 10 isoform X2 yields the protein MKIESGIHINAYSRQRIEEIFPLSRSFRHDKIIEGLNITDEMLSPDSVTRQLNDQISLAKAFIVIAKHSNNLQFAWELSAQIRNSEILLSNSALRRTPLTTSESEAAIRDMALLLFQAQQLHYDSSTMIMRLKAQIQGLEEDTNSAKDKSSKYGQIAAEEVPKSLYCLGVRLTSEWFKNGNLQRKLKEKSQIAMKLKDNSLYHFCVFSDNILATSVVVNSTASNSQNTDKVVFHLITDEVNYAAMKAWFTMNSFLGVTIDVQKIEDFTWLNTSYVPVLKQLQDSETKSYYFSGTGNDNRTPIKFRNPKYLSMLNHLRFYIPEVFPELKKLVFLDDDVIVQKDLSPLFSIDLSGNVNGAVETCMETFHRYHKYLNYSHPLIREHFDQDACGWAFGMNIFDLVQWRRRNVTGIYHYWQEKNVDRTLWKLGTLPPGLLTFYGLTEPLNPSWHVLGLGYTSVDPQLIEKGAVLHFNGNSKPWLKIGMEKYKPLWDKYVDYSHPLLLQCNAH
- the LOC140976737 gene encoding probable galacturonosyltransferase 10 isoform X3, with product MSWIFSGNLKRSFRHDKIIEGLNITDEMLSPDSVTRQLNDQISLAKAFIVIAKHSNNLQFAWELSAQIRNSEILLSNSALRRTPLTTSESEAAIRDMALLLFQAQQLHYDSSTMIMRLKAQIQGLEEDTNSAKDKSSKYGQIAAEEVPKSLYCLGVRLTSEWFKNGNLQRKLKEKSQIAMKLKDNSLYHFCVFSDNILATSVVVNSTASNSQNTDKVVFHLITDEVNYAAMKAWFTMNSFLGVTIDVQKIEDFTWLNTSYVPVLKQLQDSETKSYYFSGTGNDNRTPIKFRNPKYLSMLNHLRFYIPEVFPELKKLVFLDDDVIVQKDLSPLFSIDLSGNVNGAVETCMETFHRYHKYLNYSHPLIREHFDQDACGWAFGMNIFDLVQWRRRNVTGIYHYWQEKNVDRTLWKLGTLPPGLLTFYGLTEPLNPSWHVLGLGYTSVDPQLIEKGAVLHFNGNSKPWLKIGMEKYKPLWDKYVDYSHPLLLQCNAH